Proteins from a genomic interval of uncultured Methanocorpusculum sp.:
- the hisE gene encoding phosphoribosyl-ATP diphosphatase produces MTDAKVFDELWQVICERAASDSLEKSYVRHLLFHEKGIDKSLEKVGEEAVEFILAAKNGVSDKTVGEAADLIFHMMVALKAADVDFGLVEEELAVRRAGMHLHD; encoded by the coding sequence ATGACGGATGCAAAAGTCTTCGATGAGTTATGGCAGGTTATCTGCGAAAGAGCAGCGTCTGACAGTTTAGAGAAGTCGTATGTGCGGCATCTCCTGTTTCATGAAAAGGGAATCGACAAATCCCTTGAAAAAGTCGGAGAAGAGGCAGTTGAATTCATTCTCGCCGCAAAAAACGGCGTTTCTGACAAAACGGTCGGTGAAGCCGCCGATCTTATTTTCCATATGATGGTCGCCTTGAAGGCCGCTGATGTGGACTTTGGTCTGGTGGAGGAAGAGCTTGCCGTTCGTCGCGCCGGCATGCATCTTC
- a CDS encoding NusA-like transcription termination signal-binding factor, producing the protein MHELDRTLGFKERRYIEELRILTKATAIDCIIDDRFERIIYVIRQGDMGIAIGKGGDNIKKMSRVLGKRIEMVEFDEDREVFIANMFKPAEVASVSYGARDEPVMITVPERGDFGLAIGKGGSTIEKARILVRRFYGKEVGDIFIPSRGNV; encoded by the coding sequence ATGCATGAACTTGACCGGACCCTTGGCTTCAAAGAACGCCGCTATATCGAAGAGCTTCGGATACTGACCAAAGCCACCGCGATCGACTGTATTATTGATGACCGGTTCGAGCGGATCATCTATGTTATCCGTCAGGGAGACATGGGGATTGCTATCGGGAAAGGCGGGGACAATATCAAAAAGATGTCCCGTGTTCTTGGGAAACGGATCGAGATGGTCGAGTTCGATGAGGACCGCGAGGTGTTCATCGCGAATATGTTCAAACCTGCCGAAGTCGCTTCCGTTTCGTACGGCGCCCGGGATGAACCGGTTATGATCACCGTTCCTGAAAGGGGGGACTTTGGTCTTGCTATCGGGAAAGGTGGGTCGACGATCGAAAAAGCCAGGATTCTGGTCCGAAGGTTTTATGGTAAAGAGGTTGGAGATATCTTCATACCGAGCAGAGGTAATGTATGA
- the proS gene encoding proline--tRNA ligase, with protein MAEETGALPSRTDFSAWYNEVIRRADIMDVRYPVKGLYVWYPFGFALRNHTYTLLRTLLNRDHEETLFPLLIPETEFMKEAEHIKGFEDEVYWVTHGGLSPLDVKLALRPTSETAIYPMYALWVRSHADLPLKLYQVVNTFRYETKHTRPLIRLREITSFMESHTVHTDWDDANKQVEYELGLASEFYRDLGVPIIISRRPDWDKFPGADFTMAIDAVMPDGRTLQIGTVHHLGDHFSKTYNITYEDVNGEQKLASQTCFGISERCIAAIIAVHGDDKGLVLPATVAPTQVVIIPIIVGKRGEEIMAAVEKLESELKAAGLRVKTDARDMRPGAKYYHWELHGVPLRVELGPRDLDNNQLVCANSLGVKTTIPRENAADSVKRLLDEAHDQILAKAEDHLSSHLKTVTTVEECNQMLEENIVVVHWCGEKACADKLEELTNSSLLGTGVRSKYVVDDEGPCIVCGKAGKTALVGRSY; from the coding sequence ATGGCAGAAGAAACCGGGGCACTCCCCTCCCGTACCGATTTTAGCGCATGGTACAACGAAGTTATCCGCCGTGCGGATATCATGGACGTCAGATATCCTGTCAAAGGACTCTACGTCTGGTATCCGTTCGGATTTGCACTCCGCAATCACACATACACCCTTCTTAGAACGCTTCTGAATAGAGATCACGAGGAAACCCTCTTCCCCCTTCTCATCCCGGAAACCGAGTTCATGAAGGAGGCCGAGCACATCAAAGGATTTGAAGACGAGGTATACTGGGTTACCCACGGCGGTCTCTCCCCGCTAGACGTTAAGCTCGCTCTTCGCCCGACCAGTGAAACGGCAATCTACCCGATGTATGCTCTGTGGGTCCGTTCCCACGCTGATCTTCCATTAAAGCTCTATCAGGTCGTCAACACCTTCAGATATGAAACAAAACATACACGTCCCCTGATTCGGCTTAGAGAAATCACCTCCTTCATGGAATCTCACACGGTCCACACCGACTGGGACGATGCAAATAAACAGGTCGAGTATGAGCTTGGTCTCGCTTCCGAGTTCTACCGCGATCTCGGTGTGCCGATCATCATATCCCGCCGGCCCGACTGGGACAAATTCCCGGGAGCCGATTTCACTATGGCGATCGACGCCGTCATGCCCGACGGTCGCACTCTCCAGATCGGTACCGTCCACCATCTCGGGGACCACTTCTCCAAAACCTACAACATCACCTACGAGGATGTGAACGGGGAACAGAAACTCGCATCCCAGACCTGCTTTGGAATCTCCGAGAGATGCATTGCCGCGATCATCGCGGTTCACGGCGATGACAAAGGCCTTGTTCTTCCGGCGACCGTCGCCCCGACGCAGGTAGTTATCATCCCGATCATCGTTGGAAAACGCGGCGAGGAGATCATGGCTGCGGTGGAAAAACTCGAGAGCGAACTGAAAGCTGCCGGTCTCCGCGTGAAAACGGATGCACGCGATATGCGCCCAGGTGCCAAATATTATCACTGGGAACTCCACGGCGTGCCGCTTCGCGTCGAACTCGGTCCGCGTGATCTTGACAATAATCAACTCGTTTGTGCGAACAGTCTGGGTGTCAAGACCACGATCCCTAGAGAAAATGCCGCCGATTCAGTGAAACGCCTGCTTGACGAAGCACACGATCAGATCCTTGCAAAAGCCGAAGATCATCTGAGCAGTCATCTGAAGACTGTTACGACCGTAGAGGAGTGTAATCAGATGCTTGAAGAAAACATTGTTGTCGTACACTGGTGCGGAGAGAAGGCCTGCGCCGATAAGCTTGAGGAACTCACCAACTCATCCCTTCTTGGAACGGGCGTCCGCAGCAAATATGTTGTCGATGATGAAGGGCCGTGCATCGTCTGCGGTAAAGCCGGAAAAACCGCCCTTGTTGGCAGATCTTACTAA
- a CDS encoding acyl-CoA dehydratase activase-related protein produces the protein MTEPKYTSILKIGIDIGSTTVKVIVLDETDNILYRAYERHFSKVREKTGELLDRASTILEGREVRILITGSAGLGVAKSAELPFIQEVFATAKAVRSYIPNADSVIELGGEDAKIIFFKGSLEERMNGSCAGGTGAFIDQMATLLNVSVEELDELSQHFEKIYPIASRCGVFAKTDIQPILNQGGRKEDVAASIYQAVVDQTIAGLTQGRSLGETVVFLGGPLYYYKGLRKRFTETLGLDSEHAVFPENGDCFAALGAALSTDGYDTITFSEVLRRIRESVDDATHTNTMPPLFTSREEYEEFCTRHNSSAPPETDITTYIGDAWLGVDAGSTTTKLVLIDENFGILYSYYGSNQGNPVGIVLAELKKIYELTGDRIKIKGSAVTGYGEELIKNAFNMDLGLVETIAHYQAAKHFNPDVDFIIDIGGQDMKCFKIRNGAVDSIFFNEACSSGCGSFIETFARALGYEIGEFSKHGLFVEHPVNLGSRCTVFMNSSVKQAQRDGATVADISAGLSISIVKNAVYKVIRAASADDLGKHIVVQGGTFNNDAVLRSFEQELKRQVTRPVIAGISGAYGAALYAKDTTPENPGLLNRDQLAGFTHTAKPITCKLCTNHCSLTINTFDNGRRFVSGNRCSRPLGKQKNDLPNLAKWKYDRLRSLTGVPGPRGKIGIPFGLNMFENLPFWHAFFTRLGFEVVLSPESSRRIYRLGQHTIPSDTVCYPAKLMHGHVISLIDEGINTIFYPCMPYNFDEGAGDNHFNCPVVAYYPELLAANISELEKVRFLNPYFGLHRPKDFAKRAAAYFREEFGIPAHETKEAVDAAYRAYEDYKTEIRAKGEEYIKYARENGKKILVMAGRPYHIDPEIGHGIDELAVSYGFVLISEDSISHLVKKEPRKVLNQWTYQSRLYSTARYVCTQPDMELIQLVSFGCGIDAITTDETRDILESGGKLYTQIKIDEITNLGAVKIRLRSLIAAVEARERI, from the coding sequence ATGACGGAGCCCAAATATACATCGATATTGAAAATAGGCATCGACATCGGCTCGACCACCGTCAAAGTTATAGTCCTTGATGAAACAGACAATATTCTTTATCGGGCATATGAACGTCACTTCTCGAAGGTAAGGGAAAAGACCGGAGAACTTCTGGATCGGGCGTCGACCATTCTTGAAGGAAGAGAGGTTCGTATCCTGATCACGGGTTCGGCAGGTCTTGGAGTTGCAAAATCCGCCGAACTTCCGTTTATTCAGGAAGTTTTCGCAACGGCAAAGGCCGTTAGAAGCTACATCCCCAATGCAGACTCCGTGATAGAACTCGGAGGAGAGGACGCAAAGATCATCTTTTTTAAGGGGAGTCTTGAGGAACGAATGAACGGGAGCTGCGCCGGAGGGACGGGAGCTTTCATCGATCAGATGGCAACCCTGCTGAACGTGAGCGTCGAGGAGCTCGACGAACTCTCGCAGCATTTTGAAAAAATCTATCCGATCGCATCGCGCTGCGGCGTTTTCGCAAAGACGGACATCCAGCCGATCCTCAATCAGGGCGGACGAAAAGAGGATGTGGCTGCTTCCATTTACCAGGCGGTAGTTGACCAGACGATCGCCGGATTGACGCAAGGGAGAAGTCTTGGTGAGACGGTTGTGTTTTTGGGTGGGCCGCTGTATTATTACAAAGGTCTTAGAAAACGGTTTACCGAGACGCTTGGCCTCGACAGTGAACATGCGGTCTTCCCGGAAAACGGCGACTGTTTCGCGGCGCTTGGGGCGGCACTCTCAACGGACGGATACGACACAATCACGTTCAGCGAAGTTCTGAGAAGGATTCGGGAAAGCGTGGATGATGCAACCCACACAAACACCATGCCTCCTCTTTTCACCTCTCGGGAAGAGTATGAGGAGTTCTGCACACGGCATAACAGCAGTGCCCCGCCAGAAACCGACATAACCACGTACATTGGAGACGCCTGGCTCGGCGTTGATGCGGGAAGCACGACGACGAAACTCGTTTTAATCGATGAAAACTTCGGTATCCTCTACTCATACTACGGCTCGAATCAGGGAAATCCGGTAGGGATCGTTCTTGCCGAACTCAAAAAGATCTACGAGTTGACCGGAGACAGAATCAAAATCAAAGGAAGTGCGGTCACGGGTTATGGAGAAGAGCTGATCAAAAACGCCTTCAACATGGATCTTGGTCTGGTCGAAACGATTGCCCATTACCAGGCCGCCAAGCACTTCAACCCGGACGTTGACTTCATCATCGATATCGGCGGACAGGATATGAAATGCTTCAAGATCCGGAACGGGGCCGTTGACAGTATCTTCTTTAACGAGGCGTGTTCATCCGGATGCGGGTCGTTTATAGAAACGTTCGCCCGAGCTCTCGGCTACGAGATAGGTGAGTTTTCCAAACACGGACTGTTCGTCGAACACCCGGTAAACCTTGGATCGAGATGTACGGTTTTCATGAACTCGTCAGTCAAACAGGCCCAGCGGGACGGTGCAACGGTCGCCGATATTTCTGCCGGACTGTCTATTTCGATTGTCAAAAATGCAGTCTACAAAGTCATACGCGCAGCAAGTGCCGATGATCTTGGAAAACACATCGTCGTTCAGGGAGGAACATTCAACAACGATGCGGTCCTTCGAAGTTTTGAACAGGAACTCAAGCGTCAGGTCACCCGCCCGGTCATCGCCGGAATATCCGGGGCCTACGGTGCCGCGCTGTACGCAAAGGATACGACGCCGGAGAACCCGGGGCTTCTTAACCGGGATCAGCTTGCGGGTTTTACCCACACGGCGAAACCCATCACCTGCAAACTTTGTACGAACCACTGCAGTCTGACCATTAATACCTTCGACAACGGACGCAGGTTCGTCTCGGGAAACAGATGCAGCCGCCCTCTTGGAAAACAGAAGAACGATCTTCCGAATCTGGCAAAATGGAAGTATGACCGTCTGCGGTCCCTCACCGGCGTTCCCGGACCACGCGGGAAGATCGGCATACCATTTGGACTAAACATGTTCGAAAACCTTCCCTTCTGGCACGCATTTTTTACCAGACTCGGTTTCGAAGTGGTTCTGTCTCCCGAATCATCCCGCAGAATCTACCGGCTCGGTCAGCACACGATTCCCTCGGATACGGTCTGCTATCCGGCAAAACTTATGCACGGGCATGTTATTTCCCTGATCGATGAAGGGATCAACACGATTTTCTACCCATGTATGCCCTACAACTTCGATGAGGGAGCGGGAGACAACCATTTCAATTGTCCGGTCGTCGCCTACTATCCGGAACTTCTTGCGGCAAACATCTCCGAACTTGAAAAAGTCAGGTTCCTGAATCCCTACTTCGGTCTGCACAGACCAAAAGATTTTGCCAAACGTGCCGCCGCCTACTTCAGAGAAGAGTTCGGCATTCCTGCACATGAAACAAAGGAAGCGGTCGATGCAGCATACAGGGCATATGAGGATTATAAAACCGAGATCCGTGCAAAAGGCGAGGAATATATCAAATATGCAAGGGAGAACGGAAAAAAAATTCTTGTTATGGCCGGAAGACCCTATCACATCGACCCGGAGATCGGTCATGGGATCGACGAACTTGCCGTGTCCTATGGGTTTGTTCTCATCAGCGAGGACTCGATATCCCATCTCGTGAAAAAGGAGCCGAGAAAAGTACTGAATCAATGGACCTATCAGTCGAGACTTTACTCGACTGCCAGATACGTCTGCACCCAGCCGGATATGGAATTAATCCAGCTCGTCTCGTTCGGATGCGGGATCGACGCAATCACAACGGACGAGACCAGAGACATCCTTGAATCGGGCGGCAAACTCTATACGCAGATCAAGATCGATGAGATCACCAATCTCGGAGCGGTGAAGATCCGTCTGCGAAGTCTGATCGCAGCGGTCGAAGCACGGGAGAGAATCTAA
- a CDS encoding 2-hydroxyacyl-CoA dehydratase, with protein sequence MAELVYDETGRLLFTEEMKNEYTILMPQMLPVMFHLLKRIIELEGYRIEILTSTNREIVETGLKYVHNDTCYPALLVIGQLIEAVQSGRYDPHKVALLISQTGGGCRASNYIHLLRKALKKAGLEYIPVISINLSGLEKNPGFKIPVSVGRRMIYGMMYGDLLVHLGNQCRPYELEKGATDSLIAKWTDDLVDLFVHGKGMSRGQMKRYMEKITRDFAAIPKSKEKKIRVGIVGEIYIKYAPLGNNNLEDFLTSEGVEVIVPGITDFMLFKFNNRYVDVDLYGGSKLKKFAIGVAQRYIESCQKIMIGVIKEEGTFRAMGTFADLQELIKGYLGYGNKMGEGWLLTAEMLELIHTGTPNIVCTQPFGCLPNHVAGKGMMRKLKIDFPDSNIVAVDYDPGATRINQENRIKLMLANAKRE encoded by the coding sequence ATGGCTGAATTAGTGTACGACGAGACCGGGCGGCTCCTCTTCACCGAGGAGATGAAAAATGAATACACGATCCTCATGCCCCAGATGCTTCCGGTGATGTTTCATCTCTTAAAGAGGATCATCGAACTCGAAGGATATAGAATCGAGATTCTGACATCCACCAACCGGGAGATCGTGGAGACCGGGCTGAAATATGTACACAACGACACCTGCTATCCGGCTCTTCTCGTCATCGGTCAATTAATCGAAGCAGTTCAAAGCGGAAGATACGACCCGCACAAAGTAGCCCTTCTCATCAGCCAGACCGGAGGGGGATGCCGGGCTTCGAACTACATCCACCTGCTCAGAAAAGCGCTCAAGAAAGCTGGTTTAGAGTATATTCCGGTGATCTCGATCAATCTCTCGGGTCTTGAAAAGAATCCCGGATTTAAAATCCCCGTCTCGGTCGGCCGCCGGATGATTTATGGGATGATGTACGGGGATCTTCTGGTTCATCTCGGCAATCAATGCAGACCGTATGAACTGGAGAAGGGAGCGACCGATTCCCTGATTGCGAAATGGACCGACGATCTCGTCGATCTTTTCGTTCACGGCAAGGGAATGAGCCGCGGGCAGATGAAAAGATACATGGAAAAGATAACCCGCGATTTTGCAGCGATCCCAAAAAGTAAAGAAAAGAAGATCAGGGTCGGAATCGTCGGCGAGATCTATATCAAGTATGCCCCGCTTGGAAACAACAATCTCGAGGATTTCCTAACCAGCGAAGGAGTGGAGGTCATCGTTCCTGGGATCACCGACTTTATGCTGTTCAAATTCAACAACCGCTATGTGGACGTTGATCTGTACGGCGGAAGCAAACTGAAAAAATTCGCAATAGGGGTTGCCCAGAGATATATCGAGAGCTGCCAGAAGATCATGATCGGCGTGATAAAAGAAGAAGGAACATTCCGCGCCATGGGAACCTTTGCTGATCTGCAGGAACTCATCAAAGGATATCTCGGATACGGGAACAAAATGGGAGAGGGATGGCTCCTCACTGCCGAAATGCTGGAGCTTATTCACACCGGCACCCCGAACATCGTCTGTACTCAGCCCTTTGGCTGTCTTCCAAACCATGTAGCGGGAAAGGGCATGATGAGAAAACTGAAAATTGATTTCCCGGACTCGAATATTGTAGCCGTGGATTACGACCCGGGGGCCACACGGATCAATCAGGAAAACCGGATCAAACTTATGCTGGCCAACGCTAAGCGGGAATGA
- the cbiQ gene encoding cobalt ECF transporter T component CbiQ, producing the protein MTLIDELFDIEHEAYRKSPVHSMDGRVKLILCLLGLLVTIVLPYVRIGDQIIPWPQVFALLVTYMLFWCLYLMSGASIRYYLVRLVLIMPFGLFFIILQPFLGNPYYELYHVLFSFPLGITMYWESLIFGLSLFAKFVISLSFIILLSATTTMQGMLEAASRLHIPKLFITVMSLTVRYIFVFALIFQKIQSAFACKCFTWSDRHLPLAYRLRVIGNAAGSLFIRAIDQGERTYVSMCCRGYAADSAMHFSKKPLGFAEWIFLFFGVGYLLLFPALVYMIF; encoded by the coding sequence ATGACGCTCATAGACGAACTCTTTGATATCGAACACGAAGCATACCGGAAAAGCCCGGTCCATTCCATGGATGGGCGAGTCAAACTCATCCTTTGTCTTCTGGGATTACTGGTAACGATTGTTCTGCCTTATGTCAGAATAGGCGATCAGATCATCCCCTGGCCTCAGGTTTTTGCTCTTCTCGTGACCTATATGCTGTTTTGGTGTCTCTATCTTATGTCCGGGGCTTCAATCAGATATTATCTGGTAAGGCTTGTTCTTATCATGCCGTTTGGGTTGTTCTTCATCATTCTCCAGCCCTTCCTTGGAAATCCGTACTATGAGCTCTATCATGTTCTGTTTTCTTTCCCGCTTGGGATTACTATGTACTGGGAGTCGCTCATCTTCGGGTTATCGCTTTTTGCCAAATTCGTCATTTCCCTCTCGTTCATCATTCTTCTTTCGGCCACGACGACGATGCAGGGCATGCTTGAGGCAGCTTCCCGCCTCCATATTCCAAAACTCTTCATCACGGTCATGAGTCTTACCGTTCGCTATATCTTCGTCTTCGCATTGATTTTTCAGAAGATCCAGTCGGCATTTGCCTGCAAATGTTTCACCTGGTCCGATCGTCATCTTCCTCTTGCGTATCGGCTTCGCGTGATCGGCAATGCGGCAGGTTCCTTATTTATCCGTGCCATCGATCAGGGAGAGCGAACCTATGTTTCGATGTGCTGCCGGGGATATGCGGCCGACTCGGCGATGCATTTTTCAAAGAAACCTCTGGGATTTGCCGAGTGGATTTTCCTCTTCTTTGGGGTAGGATATCTCCTTTTGTTTCCGGCATTGGTGTATATGATATTTTAA
- a CDS encoding ATP-binding cassette domain-containing protein, producing MHLIETRDLCYSYSTSKEPVLNNINFIAGRKQRIAVLGPNGAGKSTLFRHLNGILKPKSGSVLIRGEPITKANIHEVRKFVGLVFQNPDDQVFSATVEQDIAFGPDNLGLDEETIAHRVDSVVHMLGLEDLRDRAPHHLSGGEKKRVAIAGVLAMEPQVLILDEPTAGLDPQGVKELFGFLNALPETYGFTVIYSTHQVELVPEMADYVYVMEKGEITGYGTQQEIFLQDDLLARAHLELPALPRLIRSLQAQGINVESAYTYQDAEDAFMKAFGKEPLPREKRRFLSIPNWNI from the coding sequence ATGCACCTCATTGAAACCCGGGATCTCTGTTATTCATACAGCACGTCCAAAGAGCCGGTATTGAATAATATCAACTTCATTGCCGGAAGAAAACAGCGGATCGCGGTTCTCGGCCCCAATGGGGCCGGAAAAAGTACGCTTTTTCGTCATTTGAACGGCATTCTCAAACCGAAGTCGGGATCGGTTTTGATTCGTGGCGAGCCCATCACCAAAGCAAACATCCATGAGGTGCGGAAGTTTGTCGGTCTCGTTTTTCAAAACCCGGATGATCAGGTATTTTCAGCAACTGTTGAACAGGACATCGCTTTTGGTCCCGACAATCTCGGACTTGACGAGGAGACTATTGCTCACCGTGTTGATTCCGTAGTCCACATGCTTGGTCTCGAAGATCTGCGCGACCGGGCCCCCCACCATCTTTCCGGCGGTGAAAAAAAGCGTGTGGCTATTGCAGGAGTTCTTGCGATGGAGCCACAGGTCCTTATTCTCGATGAACCGACCGCCGGTCTGGATCCTCAGGGGGTCAAAGAGCTTTTTGGGTTCCTGAACGCTCTTCCGGAAACATACGGATTCACAGTTATCTACTCAACTCATCAGGTAGAACTGGTCCCGGAGATGGCTGACTACGTTTATGTTATGGAGAAAGGTGAGATCACCGGATACGGGACTCAGCAGGAGATCTTCCTTCAGGACGACCTGCTTGCACGTGCCCACCTGGAGCTTCCGGCTCTGCCAAGACTCATTAGGTCTCTTCAGGCTCAGGGAATCAACGTCGAATCAGCTTACACGTATCAAGATGCTGAAGATGCCTTTATGAAAGCATTTGGAAAGGAGCCCCTCCCTAGGGAAAAAAGGAGATTCCTGTCCATTCCAAATTGGAACATATGA
- a CDS encoding NAD(P)/FAD-dependent oxidoreductase: MSDVIVIGGGPAGSTAARICAKAGLSTWILEEHASIGYPVQCAGLLSNNAFAECEVSDRSVYNTVRGAKICGSEGHFLSFDAKTTKAYVVDRGRLDHEIAASAAEAGAEFSLKTCVTKINPGKKIIHTAGGEEIPYTILIAADGPRSVAARSLGIPPSPYIYSGIQAEIPWDGDPSLVELYPNAAPDFFAWVIPMSEKRARVGLCGMKNVPDLFAKFLSRFPGSTIHSVTGTIPIGIRRKTFGSGCMLVGDAAGFPKPTSGGGVYTGIRSARFAAEIAVRASETGDTSDAFLSGYETLWRGDFGRELDMGLKALEFRRNLDPEDIDAAIDAMNTPEILDLIVRYGDMDRPSDLLKRLLMKPSLYGTFGKVGIKGIFRSVFGQ, translated from the coding sequence GTGTCTGATGTCATCGTCATAGGTGGCGGACCTGCCGGCTCGACCGCCGCACGAATCTGTGCAAAAGCAGGTCTTTCCACCTGGATTCTTGAAGAGCATGCCTCTATAGGGTATCCTGTCCAGTGTGCCGGTCTTCTTTCGAATAATGCCTTTGCCGAGTGTGAGGTGTCGGACAGGTCCGTATATAATACGGTTCGCGGAGCAAAAATCTGCGGCTCAGAAGGCCATTTCCTTTCTTTCGATGCAAAAACGACGAAGGCATATGTTGTTGACCGGGGAAGGCTTGATCACGAGATCGCCGCTTCCGCGGCCGAGGCCGGAGCTGAATTTTCTCTCAAGACCTGCGTGACAAAAATCAATCCGGGAAAAAAAATTATTCATACTGCGGGTGGGGAGGAAATCCCCTATACCATTTTGATCGCAGCAGACGGTCCACGGAGTGTTGCTGCCCGCAGTCTCGGGATCCCGCCGTCACCCTATATTTATTCCGGGATCCAGGCAGAGATCCCGTGGGATGGGGATCCTTCGCTCGTCGAACTTTATCCAAATGCCGCTCCCGATTTTTTTGCCTGGGTCATCCCTATGTCTGAAAAAAGAGCACGGGTAGGTCTTTGCGGAATGAAAAATGTACCTGATCTTTTTGCCAAATTCCTCTCCCGCTTTCCCGGGAGCACTATTCACTCGGTAACGGGTACGATTCCAATCGGGATCCGGCGTAAAACGTTTGGATCCGGCTGCATGCTTGTCGGAGATGCGGCCGGTTTTCCAAAACCGACATCCGGTGGCGGAGTATATACGGGGATCCGCTCTGCCCGGTTTGCGGCTGAGATCGCCGTTCGTGCTTCGGAGACCGGAGACACGAGTGATGCATTTCTTTCAGGATATGAAACTCTCTGGCGAGGGGATTTCGGTCGTGAACTGGATATGGGCCTGAAAGCTCTTGAGTTTCGCCGGAATCTTGATCCTGAGGATATCGATGCGGCAATTGATGCGATGAATACCCCGGAAATTCTCGATCTGATCGTTCGTTACGGGGATATGGACCGGCCTTCCGATTTGCTGAAGCGGCTTCTCATGAAGCCATCTTTGTATGGAACATTCGGCAAGGTAGGGATCAAAGGAATTTTTAGATCGGTGTTCGGACAATAA
- the trpA gene encoding tryptophan synthase subunit alpha, whose amino-acid sequence MLAKSGKERISAAFANPGFVGYTVAGDPNMSDSIEIAKALIDGGCDVLELGVPFSDPVADGGVIQSADNRAINAGVTTDGVFEIVRAVRSYSNVPIVFLVYCNIVFRHGIDRFYDEAKKAGVDGILIVDMPPEEIEPALKASERTGIAQIFLVTQTTSDERLDMIVSLASGFIYLVSSLGVTGKRAEISENAFPLLERVKARTKTPVAVGFGISEPVHVAEIVRHGADGVIVGSAIVGRIEDHLGDKEGMLAELRTYVRSMKNSVDDEARKRGI is encoded by the coding sequence ATGCTGGCAAAATCTGGAAAAGAGCGGATTTCAGCAGCGTTTGCAAATCCCGGGTTCGTCGGATACACCGTTGCCGGGGATCCAAATATGTCTGATTCGATCGAGATCGCGAAAGCGTTGATAGACGGAGGCTGCGATGTTTTGGAACTGGGAGTTCCCTTTTCCGACCCCGTGGCCGATGGAGGTGTGATCCAGAGTGCCGATAATCGGGCGATTAATGCCGGCGTTACAACAGACGGCGTGTTTGAAATCGTGAGAGCGGTTCGAAGCTACTCGAATGTCCCGATCGTGTTTCTGGTCTACTGTAATATCGTTTTCCGCCACGGTATCGATCGGTTCTATGATGAAGCAAAAAAGGCCGGCGTCGACGGAATACTGATCGTCGATATGCCTCCAGAGGAAATCGAGCCTGCCCTGAAAGCGTCAGAACGGACAGGGATCGCACAAATATTCCTCGTGACGCAGACCACCTCGGACGAGCGGCTCGATATGATCGTCTCTCTTGCGTCCGGCTTCATCTATCTGGTTTCTTCCCTGGGCGTCACCGGAAAGCGGGCCGAGATCTCGGAAAATGCCTTCCCGCTTCTCGAACGCGTCAAGGCAAGGACCAAGACGCCCGTCGCCGTCGGCTTTGGGATCTCGGAGCCGGTTCATGTTGCGGAGATCGTCCGTCACGGTGCGGATGGGGTTATTGTTGGCAGTGCTATTGTCGGAAGGATCGAGGATCATCTCGGGGATAAGGAAGGAATGCTTGCCGAACTCAGGACATATGTTCGGAGCATGAAAAATTCTGTCGACGATGAAGCGAGGAAACGCGGCATCTGA